From the genome of Thamnophis elegans isolate rThaEle1 unplaced genomic scaffold, rThaEle1.pri scaffold_300_arrow_ctg1, whole genome shotgun sequence:
tccgaccctctggaacgaactccccgtggagattcgaaccctcaccaccctccaggccttccgcaaagcccttaaaacctggctgttccgacaggcctggggctaaagagcttttgccccccctctcgaatggtatggttgttgtgtgcttttaaattgtgtattgttctgttcgtcttttttattctttatttgtaccccttcccttgacttggattgtgagccgccctgagtccccttcggggaaaagggcggcatataaatgtaataaattcaattcaattcaattcacttgcacacttcaatgccagagttcctgagccaacatgactggaggaggaattctgggagttgaagtccaccagtcttaaagctgtcaagtttgaacactcctggggttttttcctaaagggttaggggtgcaagggtcttgtaactggacagctttaagacttgcgtgcttcaaatgccagagtttctgagccaacattttggttgctaagcaagagctttgttaagtgagtctcaccacattttacaagttggccacgcccacctagtcacatggctggcaagccactcccacctggtcacatggccggcaagccactcccacaaagcaggccacacctagagaagaggttctaacaaatttttgaaacccaccactgcaacagcacttatataccgctttacagccctctctaagcggtttacagagtcagcctattgctcccaacaatctgggtcctccttttaccgacctcagaaagacggaaggctgagtcaaccttgagccaggtcaggctcgaactgctgacagtgagCAAaatcagcctgcagtactgcattctaaccactgcgccacctcactgCTCCTAATTGTTGGGATTCTTGTGTAAGTTTTCCTGCAATTTCCAAGCTCAGAAATTCCTTCCTGTTGTAAACTGAGAGCATTACGGTTTTTAAGCTTCATGGGGACGGAGGCAACTTCCAGGCTTAAGCAATTCCAAGGGAAACGACTTAAGTACGAGCCAGCTGTGTGCTACAGgggtcaaaaaagccaatgcaatcttagGCTACGACGACACAGAGATTGTATCATTTTAAACTGTTGTGGTAACACgacacttggaagactgcatCCGTTTTTGGTTACCACGATACAAAGAAAAAAGATGTTggaactctggaaagagtgcagagaagaacaacaaagatgatcaggcacaaaccacaataataataaggaaatgttaatcgatacttttggtgattaataagtaagaATATTAGCATtttctagattgttttagatttcaaaggtttattttgttaacatataattaactacgataataataatgaaatgacaaccttaattagtaaaaataacctggatataaattgtaatttgggacagggaaaagacctataaatcttattaataaattcttgtttacattaagttcagaatcaaattagtctctataactgtacagtccgtaattatacctagcaagaacaactgaggagtgaactttatcctcttttaagagtattttgaataatccaccatatttttatccaacgGCAGCatgattgttggtggcgcagaactggaagaaggaagaattgcctactattcaagaatggacgttaaaagtagtaaatttagcagagatggccaaaatctcagcatatctgaaGGACCGTTTAGATGAGAAttataagttggaatggagaagatggattgactacattcaaaataaatatcggactaagaaatttgaATTAGCTTATGaacgaacaaggaatgttataatttatctaaatttagtttaataaaaggggagttaaagtacaagagggagggaggatgctaTAGTTaattagcttatgttagtgtatcagaggtgggttcctaccagttcgcaccagttcggtagaaccggttcgtcaaatctaccgaaccggttagaagaggttccaccagtggacccggaaagcaggccacacctacagaagaggttccaaaattttttgaaacccaccactggcaaggatcttgtaacttgacagctttaagacttgcatgcttcaatgccagagtttctgaatagctacttggaccgacctaagttctaattcataatttcatatccggtcacatgggggcaagccacccccatctggtcacatgggtggcaagccactcccacaaaggaggccacacccacagagtaggctccaacaatttttgaaacccaccactgtagtgtatgattgttaaatgtttataccctgtattttgctctgggaagttgggggggagggagggttggagggttggggtggggggagggaaggggaaatatttgtaaaatttattaaaacttttcaataagaaaaaggaaaaagaaataaaaaaaattaaataaattcttgtttagagcttgctataaaggtataatctcttttgggcctgatgagaggagaggtgatataaatagtaaataatttttagttaactacaataataacaaggaaatgttaatggataatgttcaatgatatatacatgtgtgttgtaccagtaaaagcaaattggacataagctttaatttgtgagttgggaggggaaaaaaggggagggaatgcttagatatcctaCTAACTGACTTTGTTTTAGTATATGTTATAACGGCGTAAAGTCATGGGAGGTTTATTGAGATTGCGAatgtatgccagtaggtggttgtgtctttaaacacaaatgattttagataaaaagcacgtttaaataacggtaaccaaatgagaattgtggtacactgATAGTAAAATacgtaaattttaaaatgtacaactcggtTTGaaggaagtatatgtaaggatggtggaagaaacgcacgaaatgtatttgtaaccaatcgacacgctttctacaagatgtaacgaaagatgattcttttttttgtgtgtgtgtttttgtttaattaaaacaataaaaattttccaaaaaaaaagaggattagGCACAGAGTTCCCCAACTTTTCCAGCCTTTgtgtcaaggtggcgcagtggttaaatgcagcactgcaggctccttcagctgactgctagttcggcagttcggctgttcaaatctcaccggctcagggttgactcagccttccatccttccgaggtgggtaaaatgaggacccggattgttgttggggacgatatgctgactctgtaaaccacttagagagggctgaaagccctatgaagcggtatataagtctaactgctattgctattggtggggaggggacgggggggggggggacagttcTGTGTGAGAGGCCAGCAATgatacatgcacacacagctACATTGGTGCAAGCATGCCTGCCACTCCGTTAAATGGAGTAAGTCTGTGCTTGCCACTGCTCACACGAGCGAGGATGTACatacgcatgtgtgcactttcCACTCATTCCCGCAGCCCGGTTTGCAAACCTCATGGCCCGCTAAGGGTCCacagcccacaggttggggagcCCTGGATTAAGagaatggaggctaaaacctacggAGAGAGGTTGCAGGAATCGGGTTTGGCTGGTCTACAGAAAGgaaggaccaggagtgacatGATTACAGTCttttagtatttgaggggctgtcacagacaGGAGGAGTCAACCTCttcccccaaagcacctgaaggcaggataagcagtggatgaaaactaattgaggagagaagcaacctggaattgaaaaGAAATTCCCTGATCCTTAGaattaattaaccagtggaactgcttgccacaaGGAAGTGAATGCTCCGTCACTGAAGGTTTGTAAGGAGATTAGTCTCTCACCCTCATACCCagttcccagtggtgggtttcaaaattttttacaatctcttctgtaggtgtggtctgctttttgggagtggcttgccagccatgtgaccgggtgggagtggctagccggccatgtgactgggtgggcatggccaacttgtaaaatgtggtgaggctcacttaacaatgctcttgcttagcaaccaaaatgttggctccggaactctggcatttgaagcacgcaagtcttaaagctgtcaagttacaagaccctcgcacccctaaccctttagaaaaaaaaacccaggggtgttcaaacttgacagctttaagacttgtggacttcaattcccacaattcctcctctcgctcttcatcttcatgatgtgtgtggatgggcggggggagggagctggaaccggttttaaacggaactgtagatttgtgggacctcttctatagaagaggttagaactggcaggaacccacccctggttcagttcCCTCAACTGTTCATTTGATGATTAACCTGACAGCTCAACCATTCTCCTTTAATCCAACGGCACCATCTTCAGGCTTCAACTCACCTTGTCCCAGGAGGCCAGCTCCTTATACCTTTCCAGAAAactaacaggggggggggggctgcaggatCTTAAGGGGAAGGGAGTTCCCTAGGACAAGGGATGCTGCAGGGGGGGGAGAAACAGGTTCTGACATCCCACCAGATAACAACCCTTAAGGGAAAGGCCCTCTatctcaggggtctccaaacctggcaacttttaaggcttgtggacttcaactcctagaattcttcagctcagccagccatgctgtctcagggattctgggaactgaagtccataagccttaaagttgccagggtcgGTGATCCCTGCTTTATCTGATCCAGTGAAATGGGCAGAGGCTTTCAGGGATAGAGGGTCTTGCTAATGACCTTAGCCTTGTGTCCACCCCAGTCTAGAACTTACCTGCGTGGTGGAGTGCGGTCCTTCCCTGGCTGTCGGCTACATCAACATGGCAGGAAGACTTAAGAGGTGAGAGAGAAAAATCTAGGGTCAAAAGTTCACTGAAAGTTGGAGTCTGATgcttgcctgtctgtctgtctgtctgtctgtctgtctgtctgtctatctatctatctatctatctatctatctatctatctatctatctatctatctatctatcatctatctatctctatttctatctctatatagaagatagctagatagctagatagctagatagatatagatatagatatagatatagatatagatatagatatagatatagatatagatatagatatagatatagatatagatatagatatagatagagatatagatatagatatagatatagatatagagatatagatatagatatagatatagatatagatatagatatagatatatagatatatagatatatagatatatagatatagatatagagatagatatagatatagatatagagatagatatagatatagatatagagatatatagatatatctacaaaccgatctatctatctatctatctatctatctatctatctatctatctatctatctatcatctatctatctatctatctatctatctatctctatatctatatctctacctacctacctatatctctatctatctctatctctatatatctacctacctatctacctatcatccatctatctatatctatctatctatctatctatctatctatctatctatctatctatcatccatccatccatccatccatccatccatccatctatctatctctatctctatttctatctctatatagaagatagctagctagctagctagctagctagctagctagctagctagatagatagatagatagatagatagatagatagagatagagatatagatatagatatagatatagatatagatatagatatagatatagatatagatatagatatagatatagatatacagatatagatatagatatatagatatagatatatagatatatagatatatagatatatagatacatagatatatagatatatagatatatagatatatctacaaaccgatctatctatctatctatctatctatctatctatctatctatctatctatcatctatctatctatcaatcagtctatctatctatctatatctatctctatatctatatctctacctacctacctatatctctatctatctctatctctatatatctacctacctatctacctatcatccatctatctatatctatctatctatctatctatctatcatccatccatccatccatccatccatccatccatccatctatctatctctatctctatttctatctctatatagaagatagctagctagctagctagctagctagctagctagctagctagctagctagatagatagatagatagatagatagatagatagatagatagatatagagatagagatagagatagagatagagatagagatatagatatagatatagatatagatacagatatagatatagatatagatatagatatacagatatagatatagatatatagatatatagatatatagatatatagatacatagatatatagatatatagatatatagatatatctacaaaccgatctatctatctatctatctatctatctatctatctatctatctatctatcatctatctatctatcaatcagtctatctatctatctatctatctatctctatatctatatctctacctacctacctatatctctatctatctctatctctatatatctacctacctatctacctatcatccatctatctatatctatctatctatctatctatctatctatctatcatccatccatccatccatccatccatccatccatctatctatctatctatctctatctctatttctatctctatatagaagatagatagatagatagatagatagatagatagatagatagatagatagatagatagatagatagatatagagatagagatagagatagagatagagatagagatagagatagagatagagatagagatagagatagagatagagatagagatatatagatatatagatatatagatatatagatatatctacaaaccgatctatctatctatctatctatctatctatctatctatctatctatctatcaatcaatcaatcatctatctatctatcaatcagtctatctatctatctatctatctatctatctatctatctatctatctatctctatatctctacctacctacctatatctctatctatctctatctctatctctatatatctacctatcatccatctatctatctatctatctatctatctatctatctatctatctatctatctatctatctatctatctatcatccatccatatctatctatctatctatctatctatctatctatctatctatctatctatctatctatctatctaatatccatccatctatctacctatcatctacctacctaatgccttctgtctgtctatcatcagtCTATCATCTACCTAACTGCCTACCATCTGTCGATCTCATCtatccactcatccatccatccatcaatttaTTATACAACCCTAGTTATGTATTTAACCCTCGTCAAACACAGTTTatttgaaaagaaagagaagcataaaataagacaaagttaaaaacaaataaataaaggacacCCTGGAAGAAGGCAGCACACAATTCTGCTGGCGAAGTTTGCAAGACTGAGCATCCGCCTCTTACCTGCAACAGCTTGCTGATACACTGGGGGTGGCCGTGTTTTGCCGAGAGGTGCAACGCAGTGTGACCTAGGGAGGAGAAGATCAGGAGAAGACAAACATGGGGTCACTTGCCTTCCAAGGACGTTGTGAATCGAGGGCTGCCTGTATCTCCACAGGTCGTGTGCTATAGCTCTATTCGGGCCAGCCAGGTAGATTCAAGGTTCTCACTCAAATTGGGCAGCCTGCTTCATTCCTAAAAGTATTCTCACCTGAACCATCGGTGGTCAGAGCATCTGCTCCATGGGCCAGCATCACCTCCATGCAATCCACGTTCCCCTTCATGGCACACAGGTGGAAACTGCAAGAGGAAAatgaactggaggctaaaacatatgaacatatggggactggaggctaaaacatatgaagaacagttgcaggaactgggtatgtctagtttaatgaaaggaaggaccaggggagacatgatagcagtcttccaatatcccagggtagagggagtcaagctattctccaaggcacctgagggtagaacaagaagcaatgggtggaaactaatcaaggagagaagcaacctagaactgaggagaaatttcctgacagttagaacaattaatcagtggaacagaagttgcctccagaagttgtgaatgccccaacactggaagtctttaagaagatgttggagagccatttgtctgaaacggtatagggtttcctgcctgggcagggggttggactagaagacctccaaggtcccttccaactctgctattgtatcgtATTGTAACTCCTGGGGACTGTCAATAGGCAAGGGGAACCcacgcaggtagtcctcgacttacgaccacaattgagcctaagcAAGGCAGtggctaagtgaattttgtccagTTGTTATGAACTTTCTGGCCAccacggttaagtgaatcactgaggttgctaagtaaatctggcttttccccatgaacttcgcttgtcagaaggtggcaaaagaggATCAGGTGACACCACCACCAACCCGGGACGTTGCAACCGTCGTAAAGATGtgacagttgccaagtgtctgaattttgattctgtgaccacagggatgctgcaacagtgtgaaaacattttattatttggATGGGAGACCCCCGGAAGGCTAGAATAGGAAGTCAGAAAAGGGCTGGGAGATGAGGGGGAGAGGattagggaaaggaaaggaaaagaagaaaggagggagggggaaaggaggagcagaagggaggggattaagaaatggaaaggaaagcagaagagataaaaggaggaaggaaggaaggaaggaaggaaaaaagaaataacgagaaagggaaggagaagaaggatgtTGAGGGACGGACAGATGGAAGAAAGTaaggaatgaaaaacaaagaaggaaggaaagagagggaggaagaggagggaaaggaagggatctaaatggggaagggaagatttggaaaaaaaggaagaggaaacagaagaaagtaaataattgggggagggaagggaagacttaCGCTGATTTCCCGTCCATGTCGAGTTTGGTGGGGACCAAGCTCTTCCGGAGCAGGAGAGAGGAGACTCGGTCCACATCATTGAATTCCACCGCCTGCAGGAGCTTCTCGTCATTCTTGTTCCAGTCTTGGCTCTGAAAACCAACGGCATCATTTGAGGGACAGGCGAGATACGATTTCTCCCTCACCTTTCCAGCCCACCCAACTTGGAAGACCCAACGAAGTTTCTCCATCTGACCCAAAAATTCAGGAAACAGCCTCTACCAAGGACCTCCTAGAAGGATATATAATTGTCCTCCTAGATTCaggtacacacacagagagaggacaATCCCCAATCTTATTGAGAAAAccaagatcccatatagccattCTATCTTATCAGGGTTGCGTTTACGCCTTCTCCATCCAGATCGCTGGAGCTTCAAGACATGGGACATGTAGATCCCATGTCCATGGAGGATCTTCCCTAGCAGTGTCATGTGGATATGAAGTAGAAAAGGTGGAAGGTCGGTCCCTGAGGGATCCCACTGATAAAGGGTTGAAGGTCGTGTCTTCCTCTCTATCAACGTCAACCAAAACTGGTCCAAGAAGGAGAACTATCACCACATCCAAGCCTCCCAAAACGATGCTATGACCAATGGCATCAAAAGCCATTGAGAGATCAAGAATGGTCCCACCACCTCTATCCTGGTTTCACCAGAAGTTATCAACATGTGTGATCAAGACTATCTTCATACTATGTTCTAGCTTGAAACCCAGGATGGGATCTTGACAATCTGCTTTATCCAAAAGCCTTTCTGGGTACAACTTCCACAATCGTCCTTGAAGGTTGAAGACTCGGAAGTTGTCCAGGACTTTTTGGGTTCCCTTCCTGAAGAGAGGAGACACAATTGTCTCACCTGAGGAAGGCTTTGCGACCAAGTTGACCCCAGCCACACATCACCTCCTTATCAGCAGGGGTACAGATACAGCAGGGAGGTGGCTGGATAAACAGTCTCGAGGATCTTGATGACATCCTCAAGAGTTACTGGGTCAATATCTCCCAACAAATGGAATCAGATGAagacttaggtttaggtttaggtttattcgatttatatgccgcccttctcccaaggactcagagtGGCGTACAACAtgaaacatataatacaaaagttaagaagaaattaaacaggatatcccaaacccaattaaaattgacaatgacacatttttttttaaaaagaatcaaaattaaaattaacagtaatcaataatttgatttgttttgttcaggccaggctggcttgctggaaaagccaactttttagggcgtgccggaaggaccggaggctggggattatgcgaagctccgggggcagctcattccagagggaaggtgctcccacagagaaggctctccccctgggggtcactagccgacactgtctggccgacggcaccctgaggaggccaactctgtgggatcgcactggacgatgggaggctactggtggcagcagtacttttttcaagaggcaacggacTTTCTGGCCCAgttaccagaaagtccagttgcctcttgaaaaatcacctttgagacaaccatgaactggagaatctccatagacagatgAAGCCTCAATCAACTCCCTTAGGACTTGGCCAGTCAAGGGTTCAACTCAGAGTAATCTACTCACTGTACCTGTTACGTGcttaggatatatatatatattttacaaagaCTATTGAGATGTTCTTATAGCTCATTCTTATCTTCAGAACAATGTGATTGGACAGTCACTGGAT
Proteins encoded in this window:
- the LOC116523439 gene encoding ankyrin repeat domain-containing protein 24-like translates to MKSLKARFKKGDSQDWNKNDEKLLQAVEFNDVDRVSSLLLRKSLVPTKLDMDGKSAFHLCAMKGNVDCMEVMLAHGADALTTDGSGHTALHLSAKHGHPQCISKLLQSSCHVDVADSQGRTALHHA